In Comamonas sp. lk, the following proteins share a genomic window:
- a CDS encoding LysR substrate-binding domain-containing protein: MRMHSPSLSELHAFAAAARLGSFSLAAQELYVTQGGISRAVARLEEHLGFALFERQGRRNTLTAAGQTYLQAVEPAITAIEAASAAARKRRHGPQLRLSVAPTIFSHWLIPRLPDFSARHPGVMLSFAPYKRDDALNAPEIDAWIRVGSRWPADIHADYVIGRDLVPICHPRELQGPQAIQTAQDLLARPLLFHTNYPGNWACWMQAQGITEPCPPPAADFETVALLTQAVAAGMGVAMVQRCLVEEDLASDRVALALNAPVHIERGYFLCRPAGRSPSTTLEQFRQWVLGQAAPRAIPPQKLDLAQNTLTPGFGKNPLAQGT; the protein is encoded by the coding sequence ATGCGCATGCACTCGCCCTCCCTGTCAGAACTTCACGCTTTTGCCGCCGCTGCCCGCCTGGGCAGTTTTTCCCTGGCCGCGCAGGAGCTGTACGTCACCCAGGGCGGCATCAGCCGCGCCGTGGCTCGACTGGAAGAACATCTGGGCTTTGCCCTGTTCGAACGCCAGGGCCGACGCAATACCCTCACCGCTGCCGGCCAGACCTATCTGCAAGCGGTGGAGCCGGCCATCACCGCCATCGAAGCGGCCTCGGCCGCCGCCCGCAAGCGCCGCCATGGCCCGCAGCTGCGGCTATCGGTGGCGCCCACGATATTCAGCCACTGGCTGATTCCGCGCCTGCCGGATTTCAGCGCCCGCCACCCCGGCGTCATGCTGTCCTTTGCGCCCTACAAGCGCGACGATGCCTTGAACGCCCCCGAAATCGATGCCTGGATTCGCGTGGGCAGCCGCTGGCCGGCCGACATCCATGCCGACTATGTGATCGGCCGCGACCTCGTTCCCATCTGCCATCCGCGTGAGCTGCAAGGCCCGCAGGCGATTCAGACCGCCCAGGACCTGTTGGCCAGGCCGCTGCTGTTTCATACCAATTACCCGGGCAACTGGGCTTGCTGGATGCAGGCCCAGGGCATCACAGAGCCCTGCCCGCCACCGGCCGCAGACTTTGAAACCGTGGCCTTGCTGACCCAGGCTGTGGCCGCGGGCATGGGTGTGGCCATGGTGCAGCGCTGTCTGGTGGAAGAGGATCTGGCCTCGGACCGCGTGGCCCTGGCCTTGAACGCACCGGTGCATATAGAGCGCGGCTACTTTCTCTGCCGTCCGGCGGGGCGATCGCCATCCACAACGCTTGAACAGTTCAGGCAATGGGTGCTGGGGCAGGCCGCGCCTCGGGCCATACCGCCTCAAAAGCTTGATTTAGCGCAAAACACCTTAACGCCAGGCTTTGGAAAGAACCCACTGGCACAAGGCACTTGA
- a CDS encoding tripartite tricarboxylate transporter substrate binding protein BugE, which yields MAVRSTVRRTVLSTIAACAAVAAAAPAVFAAESAADYPSRPIRLVVPFGAGGSTDMVARLLAEKMSAVLGKSIVVDNKGGAGGSIGASEIAKAAPDGYTIGMATVSTHGSNPAIIRKLPYDAIKDFAPITNVMSVPSVFVVNASVPAKSMKEFIALAKAHPGKYSFASPGTGSLGHANIENFMNLAGIDLLHIPYKGAGQAITDALGGQVNAMTDNLPSTLPHIKNGQLRPLAVLAFKRADVLPDVPTYTELGYAPMGDGGWFGLVAPAGTPKPIIDKLNAAAHKVMAMPDYLEKQKSISGESMGNTPEQFSQQIKAAIARYTAVAKRANIKLD from the coding sequence ATGGCTGTTCGTAGCACCGTTCGTCGCACTGTTTTGTCCACCATCGCCGCCTGCGCCGCAGTGGCTGCCGCAGCTCCTGCCGTGTTCGCCGCTGAGAGCGCCGCCGATTACCCCAGCCGCCCGATTCGTCTGGTCGTGCCTTTTGGCGCCGGCGGCTCCACCGACATGGTGGCCCGCTTGCTGGCCGAGAAAATGAGCGCGGTGCTGGGTAAATCGATTGTGGTGGATAACAAGGGCGGTGCCGGTGGCTCCATCGGTGCTTCCGAAATCGCCAAGGCCGCGCCCGATGGCTACACCATAGGCATGGCCACGGTGTCCACCCACGGCTCCAACCCCGCCATCATCCGCAAGCTGCCCTATGACGCGATCAAGGACTTTGCTCCCATCACCAATGTGATGAGCGTGCCCAGTGTGTTCGTGGTCAATGCCAGCGTGCCTGCCAAGAGCATGAAGGAGTTCATCGCCCTGGCCAAGGCCCACCCCGGCAAGTACAGCTTTGCCTCGCCGGGCACGGGTTCACTGGGCCACGCGAATATCGAGAACTTCATGAACCTGGCTGGTATCGATCTGCTGCACATCCCCTACAAGGGCGCAGGCCAGGCCATTACCGATGCGCTGGGCGGCCAGGTGAATGCCATGACGGACAACCTGCCTTCGACGCTGCCCCATATCAAGAATGGACAACTGCGCCCTCTGGCGGTGCTGGCCTTCAAGCGCGCCGACGTGCTGCCCGATGTGCCTACCTATACCGAACTGGGCTACGCGCCAATGGGCGATGGCGGCTGGTTTGGTCTGGTGGCGCCTGCCGGCACGCCCAAGCCCATCATCGACAAGCTCAATGCGGCGGCTCACAAGGTCATGGCCATGCCTGACTACCTGGAAAAGCAAAAATCCATTTCGGGCGAATCCATGGGCAACACGCCCGAGCAGTTCTCCCAGCAGATCAAGGCGGCCATTGCCCGCTACACGGCCGTGGCCAAGCGCGCCAATATCAAGCTGGACTGA
- a CDS encoding N-formylglutamate amidohydrolase, translating to MQQADFLQARPDEPVLLHPPLGEALPLVCDSPHSGTAYPADFGHAVPMSLLRRGEDTHVATLWDRWPQFGATLIEATFPRTYIDPNRNESDLDPAQIEGEWPIALSPSIKTQQGLGLIWQRISKDGVATPLYERKRTVAELEQRIARYWRPYHAVLAQAIDASVARFGGVWHLNLHSMPNDVYQRLGRTDAPPLADFVLGDRDGTTCAPEFIRLIGETLAGFGYSVAYNEPYKGVELIGRIGQPQLNRHSLQIEIRRPVYMNEDTREPNAGFAPLQQHFRQLMAVVADYVRQEAGKLR from the coding sequence ATGCAACAAGCCGACTTTTTGCAGGCGCGGCCGGATGAACCGGTCCTCCTTCATCCACCTCTGGGCGAGGCCTTGCCGCTGGTATGCGATTCGCCCCACAGCGGAACGGCCTATCCGGCCGATTTCGGCCATGCCGTGCCCATGAGCCTGCTGCGCCGTGGGGAGGACACGCATGTGGCCACGCTATGGGATCGCTGGCCCCAATTCGGCGCCACGCTGATTGAGGCCACTTTTCCGCGCACCTACATCGACCCCAACCGCAACGAGTCCGATCTGGACCCGGCGCAGATCGAGGGCGAATGGCCGATCGCGCTTTCGCCCAGCATCAAGACCCAGCAAGGCCTGGGTCTGATCTGGCAGCGCATCAGCAAGGACGGTGTTGCCACGCCGCTGTACGAGCGCAAGCGCACGGTGGCCGAGCTTGAGCAGCGCATTGCCCGCTACTGGCGGCCTTACCACGCGGTGCTGGCGCAGGCCATCGATGCCAGCGTGGCGCGCTTTGGCGGTGTGTGGCATCTGAACCTGCACTCCATGCCCAATGACGTCTACCAGCGCCTGGGCCGTACCGATGCGCCGCCGCTGGCCGATTTTGTGCTGGGCGACCGCGACGGCACGACTTGCGCGCCAGAGTTCATTCGGCTGATAGGCGAGACGCTGGCCGGCTTTGGCTACAGCGTGGCCTATAACGAGCCTTACAAGGGCGTGGAGCTGATAGGGCGTATAGGCCAGCCGCAGCTAAACCGCCATTCGCTGCAGATTGAAATTCGCCGCCCCGTCTATATGAACGAGGACACGCGTGAACCCAATGCCGGCTTTGCCCCTCTGCAGCAGCATTTCAGGCAGTTGATGGCCGTGGTTGCCGACTATGTGCGGCAAGAAGCTGGCAAATTGCGCTAA
- a CDS encoding SEL1-like repeat protein: MKFTPIAALVITSLATIAQSATAQVGAEGRMNFMRDARNSATGPQFENSRLQYGPLPVPGARSTAASGPLQAAERGDAKAQNQLGEMYAHGQGVPQNAVMAAQWFRKAAVQGHAGAQNSLGIAYAAGQGLPQNYREAAQWYLRSAQQGNAIAQYNLSRLYQDGQGVPQNYGTAAQWLEKAAAQGHVVAQFELGQRYMKANGVEANPLKAADWFKKAAEQGHAEAQNQLGAMYADGLGVKSDPAQAAQWLQRAAEQGDARAQNSLGRMYMDGTGVPRDYSLAASWLQKSAEQWNPDGQNNLGRLYLYGLGVVYSPAFAAQWFQRAADQGHADAQYNLGTVYAEGLGTPQNFDTALVWYRKAADQGHAAATNNIGTLYAEGRGVPQSYATALQWFTRAAEKGDAAAQFNVARMYADGQGTAANPAQALRWYEKAGQQNHAAAQNRLGVMYAEGQGTARDYGKAVHWYQRAAEQGDAAAQYNLGMVYAQGQGVPRDPAKAYFWYNLAAMELGGEAAKRRDETAQNLSITQVAEVQNKALVWQPKR; the protein is encoded by the coding sequence ATGAAATTCACCCCCATCGCTGCGCTGGTCATAACGAGTCTGGCCACCATTGCCCAGAGCGCTACAGCGCAAGTCGGTGCGGAAGGACGCATGAACTTCATGCGCGATGCCCGTAACAGCGCCACCGGCCCGCAATTCGAAAACAGCCGTTTGCAATACGGGCCCTTGCCCGTGCCAGGAGCGCGCTCCACGGCCGCTTCCGGCCCGCTACAGGCGGCCGAGCGCGGTGATGCCAAGGCGCAAAACCAGCTGGGCGAGATGTATGCCCATGGTCAGGGCGTGCCGCAGAACGCGGTCATGGCGGCCCAGTGGTTCCGCAAGGCGGCCGTCCAAGGTCATGCCGGTGCGCAAAACAGTCTGGGCATCGCCTATGCCGCTGGCCAGGGCCTGCCGCAAAACTACCGCGAAGCGGCTCAGTGGTATCTGCGTTCTGCCCAGCAGGGCAATGCCATTGCGCAATACAACCTGTCCCGCCTGTACCAGGACGGCCAGGGCGTTCCCCAGAACTATGGGACAGCGGCCCAGTGGCTGGAAAAAGCGGCGGCTCAAGGCCATGTGGTGGCTCAGTTCGAGCTGGGTCAGCGCTATATGAAGGCCAATGGTGTGGAGGCCAATCCGCTCAAGGCGGCAGACTGGTTCAAGAAAGCGGCTGAACAAGGCCATGCCGAAGCCCAGAATCAGCTGGGTGCCATGTATGCCGACGGCCTGGGCGTGAAGAGCGATCCTGCACAGGCTGCGCAGTGGTTGCAGCGCGCGGCCGAGCAAGGCGATGCGCGTGCCCAGAACAGCCTGGGTCGCATGTATATGGATGGCACAGGCGTGCCGCGCGACTACAGCCTGGCGGCTTCGTGGCTGCAAAAAAGTGCCGAGCAGTGGAATCCCGACGGCCAGAACAATCTGGGCCGTCTGTATCTGTACGGTTTGGGCGTGGTCTACAGCCCGGCGTTTGCGGCCCAGTGGTTCCAGCGCGCTGCGGATCAGGGCCATGCCGATGCCCAGTACAACCTGGGCACCGTGTATGCCGAAGGCCTGGGCACGCCCCAGAACTTTGATACCGCCCTGGTCTGGTACCGCAAGGCGGCCGACCAAGGCCATGCCGCCGCAACCAACAACATCGGCACTCTTTATGCCGAAGGCCGTGGCGTGCCGCAAAGCTATGCCACTGCTTTGCAGTGGTTCACCCGTGCTGCCGAAAAAGGCGATGCCGCAGCACAGTTCAACGTGGCACGCATGTATGCCGATGGCCAGGGCACGGCAGCCAATCCGGCCCAGGCTTTGCGCTGGTATGAAAAAGCCGGCCAGCAAAACCATGCCGCAGCCCAGAATCGTCTGGGTGTGATGTATGCCGAAGGCCAGGGCACGGCCCGCGACTACGGCAAGGCCGTGCACTGGTACCAGCGCGCAGCCGAGCAAGGCGATGCCGCCGCCCAATACAACCTGGGCATGGTTTATGCCCAGGGTCAGGGCGTGCCGCGCGATCCTGCCAAAGCCTACTTCTGGTACAACCTGGCCGCCATGGAGCTGGGCGGCGAAGCGGCCAAACGCCGTGACGAAACGGCGCAGAATCTGTCCATCACCCAGGTGGCCGAGGTTCAGAACAAGGCGCTGGTCTGGCAGCCCAAACGCTGA